A single window of Lepeophtheirus salmonis chromosome 2, UVic_Lsal_1.4, whole genome shotgun sequence DNA harbors:
- the LOC121132325 gene encoding 3-hydroxyanthranilate 3,4-dioxygenase — MSAGTAPEPVLHSTSKWLKENEKAFLPPVCNKMIHNYQLKVFYVGGPNQRKDYHLDEGEEFFYMRKGDMCLKVLYNDKFKDIKIREGEVFLLPGRIPHSPQRFENTVGLVVERDRLNFEKDCLRYYVDGSKEILFEKWFQCTDLSTQLPPVINEFFQSEEYKTGKPTKDNIESNPPWVPDSARRLESPFSIKDWVANNFNEIFEKGSLDLWDKSYQSDIIAHGYGSGKKCMVSRGGETLFLSIQGSPVKITIGNHVYELKVDDTLLVPSNIEFTFDPAEDSVVVSIQMNPEHRSRVGF, encoded by the exons ATGTCTGCCGGAACGGCACCTGAGCCAGTTTTACACTCAACATCCAAATGgttgaaagaaaatgaaaaggcGTTTCTTCCACCCGTCTGTAACAAAATGATACACAACTATCAACTGAAG GTGTTTTACGTGGGAGGCCCGAATCAAAGAAAGGACTACCATTTGGACGAAGGAGAAGAGTTTTTCTACATGAGGAAAGGGGACATGTGTCTCAAAGTACTTTACAATGACAAATTCAAGGATATAAAAATCCGAGAAGGAGAG GTGTTTCTTTTACCTGGTCGAATTCCGCATTCTCCACAAAGGTTTGAGAACACAGTTGGTTTAGTCGTTGAGAGAGATagacttaattttgaaaaggaTTGCCTTCGATACTATGTTGATGGGTCAAAAGAAATCCTATTTGAGAAGTGGTTTCAATGTACAGATCTTAGTACACAGTTACCACCCGTCATCAATGAATTCTTTCAGTCAGAGGAGTATAAAACAG GGAAGCCAACAAAGGATAACATTGAGTCAAATCCTCCGTGGGTTCCCGATTCAGCACGACGACTTGAGTCTCCCTTCTCTATAAAAGATTGGGTTGCAaacaatttcaatgaaatttttgaaaagggaTCATTGGACTTGTGGGATAAATCCTATCAATCGGACATAATTGCTCATGGATATGGATCAGGGAAAAAATGCATGGTTTCCAGAGGTGGTGAAACATTATTCTTGTCTATTCAGGGATCCCCCGTCAAAATAACAATTGGGAATCATGTATATGAATTGAAGGTCGATGATACACTTCTTGTTCCATCGAATATTGAGTTTACGTTTGACCCTGCCGAGGACTCCGTTGTTGTCTCAATACAAATGAATCCTGAGCATCGATCAAGAGTTggattctaa
- the LOC121132327 gene encoding uncharacterized protein, whose product MLGKLLPCFCIFLTMALIVQGNALQPFKRSAFLRHQLHGGDSVPLGIRSRLKFFLESEPSSFKTSVLKYAKSRMQPKLEVMEEEEPLIPDIEQNMNKLRYAVMLPQEEELVPTATEEIYEEPQALLERPVSISRSYSRYAGTGYGGSRMKLVSFLPRPPMVL is encoded by the exons ATGTTG ggaaaGTTATTGCCATGTTTCTGCATCTTCCTGACGATGGCTCTCATTGTTCAAGGCAATGCACTACAACCATTTAAACGATCAGCCTTTTTAAGACACCAATTACATGGAGGAGACTCCGTTCCCCTTGGAATTCGCAGTAGACTCAAATTCTTTTTGGAGTCAGAGCCCAGTTCTTTTAAAACCTCTGTTCTTAAATATGCTAAATCAAGAATGCAACCCAAATTGGAAGTCATGGAGGAAGAGGAGCCCCTCATACCagatattgaacaaaatatgaataaactaAG GTATGCTGTCATGTTGCCACAAGAGGAGGAACTTGTACCCACTGCTACAGAAGAAATATATGAAGAACCACAAGCCTTGCTAGAAAGACCAGTGAGTATATCTCGATCCTATTCACGATATGCTGGTACAGGATATGGTGGATCTCGAATGAAATTAGTTAGCTTTTTACCACGACCTCCAATGGTTTTATGA